A single region of the Microcella sp. genome encodes:
- a CDS encoding FAD-dependent oxidoreductase: MKSIAVVGAGPAGVTAAHLLALAGHHVEVFESHEHAGGRTRTVHFGEGHWLDTGAGWLTDFYPTAMSILRDNALDDHLTPLRLRGGGDLLLDGNRYPSPNSIGRILGSRLITWPEKIRFFAWMAMLVMRQRPNLRIDRRFDAQPAVQNLSSMGRGPLERVVRPSFEGPFFARLEQMNATLVRSWLRSLSIGSFFQVDRGMDRPWRDLAAELTVHYGATVTAAGGAGAARAWVEVGGERRSFDAVVLAAPAPVCATLLAADAPQQLAEVPYVPHVRVYAARHSTVPVPRSAIHVFPNEIVATVERGQGGDPAWGRVPTGWEWTLLCAPSASSDQLITLDDEELLDTMFSEASALSGERLEWRDHEIVHVVRWSHAVPVVDPNYYARIDALPDLGPIIFAGDWTDQPCVEGAVRSGVRAARRIDDSIPSRPEVDRR; the protein is encoded by the coding sequence ATGAAGTCGATTGCCGTCGTAGGCGCGGGGCCAGCCGGGGTGACAGCGGCACACCTGCTCGCTCTGGCGGGCCACCACGTCGAAGTCTTCGAGAGCCACGAGCACGCCGGCGGCCGAACTCGCACGGTGCACTTCGGCGAGGGGCACTGGCTTGACACGGGGGCGGGGTGGCTGACCGACTTCTACCCGACCGCGATGTCGATCTTGCGCGACAATGCGCTCGACGACCACCTCACGCCTCTGCGGTTGCGGGGCGGTGGCGATCTGCTTCTCGATGGAAACCGATATCCGTCTCCCAACTCCATCGGTCGGATTCTGGGCTCTCGGCTCATCACCTGGCCCGAGAAGATTCGCTTCTTCGCCTGGATGGCGATGCTCGTGATGCGACAACGACCGAACCTTCGAATCGATCGCCGCTTTGACGCGCAACCCGCTGTTCAGAACCTGTCGTCTATGGGGCGTGGGCCGCTCGAGAGAGTGGTGCGGCCGTCATTCGAAGGGCCGTTCTTCGCTCGCCTCGAGCAGATGAACGCCACGCTCGTGCGCAGTTGGCTGCGCAGCCTGTCGATCGGGTCGTTCTTCCAGGTCGATCGAGGCATGGATCGACCGTGGCGCGATCTCGCCGCAGAACTCACGGTGCATTACGGCGCCACGGTCACCGCCGCGGGGGGTGCCGGTGCGGCCAGGGCTTGGGTCGAGGTGGGTGGAGAGCGCCGTAGCTTCGATGCCGTAGTCCTGGCCGCTCCCGCACCCGTCTGCGCGACGCTGTTGGCTGCCGACGCCCCCCAGCAACTCGCAGAGGTTCCCTACGTGCCCCACGTGCGGGTCTACGCCGCGCGACACTCGACCGTTCCGGTTCCACGTTCCGCGATCCATGTCTTTCCCAATGAGATCGTGGCCACGGTCGAGCGCGGTCAGGGCGGAGACCCGGCATGGGGCCGGGTTCCCACCGGGTGGGAGTGGACCTTGCTGTGCGCTCCGTCAGCGTCGAGTGATCAGCTCATCACCCTCGACGATGAAGAACTGCTCGACACGATGTTCTCTGAGGCATCGGCGCTGAGCGGCGAGCGCCTTGAGTGGCGAGATCACGAGATCGTGCATGTCGTGCGGTGGTCGCATGCGGTGCCGGTCGTCGATCCGAACTACTACGCGCGCATCGACGCGCTTCCTGACCTCGGGCCGATCATCTTCGCTGGTGACTGGACCGATCAGCCGTGCGTCGAAGGTGCCGTGCGATCTGGTGTGCGTGCCGCGCGCCGCATCGACGACAGCATTCCCTCGCGCCCCGAGGTCGATCGACGGTAG
- the gabT gene encoding 4-aminobutyrate--2-oxoglutarate transaminase: MTMTTDAPTSAHATPAGGPSLPQERKLVTSIPGPKSEALIARKQAAVSAGVGTMMPIYAAAAGGGVIVDVDGNSLIDLGSGIAVTNVGNADPHVTAAVIEQVQRFTHTCFTVTPYDGYVEVAEALNRLTPGDQAKRTALFNSGAEAVENAIKIARYFTGKSAVVAFDHGYHGRTNLTMALTAKAMPYKAGFGPFAPDVYRAPMSYPYRDGLSGAEAAARAIHTIEKQIGADRLAAIIIEPIQGEGGFVVPAPGFLPALQAWANENNVVFIADEVQTGFARTGAMFASEHEGIVPDLITMAKGIAGGLPLAAVTGKAEIMDAPHAGGLGGTYGGNPIATAAALGALRAYDELDLLGRARELEAIIVDELTTLQARDGRIGDIRGRGAMMAIELVDENGAPDAALTNAVAKHCHVNGVVVLTCGTDGNVIRLLPPLSISDGLLREGIRVIGEALEAN; encoded by the coding sequence ATGACCATGACGACCGACGCGCCCACTTCGGCTCACGCCACCCCGGCCGGCGGGCCGAGCCTGCCGCAAGAGCGCAAGCTCGTGACGAGCATCCCGGGCCCGAAGAGCGAGGCCCTCATCGCCCGCAAGCAGGCCGCTGTCTCGGCCGGTGTCGGCACCATGATGCCGATCTACGCGGCAGCTGCGGGCGGCGGCGTCATCGTCGACGTCGACGGCAACAGCCTCATCGACCTCGGCTCAGGCATCGCCGTCACCAATGTCGGCAACGCAGACCCGCACGTGACCGCCGCCGTCATCGAGCAGGTGCAGCGCTTCACGCACACGTGCTTCACCGTGACACCCTACGACGGCTACGTCGAGGTGGCCGAGGCCCTCAACCGCCTCACCCCGGGCGACCAAGCCAAGCGCACCGCACTCTTCAACTCGGGCGCCGAGGCCGTCGAGAACGCCATCAAGATCGCCCGCTACTTCACCGGCAAGTCGGCCGTCGTCGCGTTCGATCACGGCTACCACGGCCGCACCAACCTCACGATGGCGCTCACCGCCAAGGCCATGCCGTACAAGGCAGGCTTTGGCCCCTTCGCGCCCGACGTCTACCGCGCACCCATGTCATACCCCTACCGTGACGGCCTCAGCGGGGCAGAAGCGGCGGCGCGCGCCATCCACACGATCGAGAAGCAGATCGGCGCCGACCGCCTCGCCGCCATCATCATCGAACCCATTCAGGGCGAGGGTGGCTTCGTCGTGCCGGCGCCGGGCTTCCTCCCCGCGTTGCAGGCGTGGGCCAACGAGAACAACGTGGTCTTCATCGCCGACGAAGTGCAGACCGGATTCGCACGCACGGGCGCGATGTTCGCGAGCGAGCATGAGGGCATCGTTCCCGACCTCATTACGATGGCGAAGGGCATCGCGGGCGGCCTTCCGCTCGCGGCCGTCACCGGCAAGGCCGAGATCATGGATGCCCCCCACGCTGGCGGGCTCGGCGGCACCTACGGCGGCAACCCCATCGCCACCGCTGCGGCGCTCGGCGCACTGCGCGCCTACGACGAGCTGGATCTGCTCGGTCGCGCACGTGAACTCGAGGCGATCATCGTCGACGAGTTGACGACGCTGCAGGCGCGCGACGGCCGCATCGGCGACATTCGCGGGCGCGGCGCCATGATGGCGATCGAGCTCGTCGACGAGAACGGGGCTCCGGATGCTGCGCTCACGAACGCCGTCGCCAAGCACTGCCACGTGAACGGGGTCGTCGTGCTCACCTGCGGCACCGACGGCAACGTGATCAGGCTTCTGCCGCCGCTGTCGATCAGTGACGGGCTGCTGCGCGAGGGCATCCGTGTCATCGGCGAAGCCCTCGAAGCCAACTAA
- a CDS encoding sugar ABC transporter substrate-binding protein produces MRKLAFTAVGVALAVVLTACSSTAPGSEEPALELGVIDTSASIVGDELLLTSEQEAEVADRADGRLIGIVCATMATDYHRELCESAKARAEALGFTAEIFDAQEDPNRELQGVESFISKGAIAILDDSLGGDAITAQIAQAVERGITVVQLANRTFADSGAITVAVDNITIAEAAGAAAGEYAAANYPGAEVLTALLDYPDIPVLVERADAIESAMLAAHPQTTIVGRFLGGTADNGQSSMETALQAFPAIQAVVGINDAGNLGAYQALISSGRDLTDVFIFGIDCDPQAVDLIDDGTIYKGCVNTNPVATGELGVNAFALLLLGETVPATIEVPVFIYTGE; encoded by the coding sequence ATGAGAAAACTCGCGTTCACGGCGGTGGGGGTTGCCCTTGCCGTTGTGCTCACAGCCTGCAGTTCGACCGCGCCCGGTTCTGAAGAGCCTGCGCTCGAGCTTGGTGTTATCGACACGTCGGCCAGCATCGTCGGCGATGAGTTGCTCTTGACGAGCGAGCAAGAAGCCGAGGTGGCGGATCGCGCTGACGGACGGCTGATCGGAATCGTGTGCGCCACGATGGCCACCGACTACCATCGCGAACTCTGCGAGTCTGCGAAGGCGCGGGCCGAGGCCCTGGGATTCACCGCCGAGATCTTCGACGCACAAGAAGACCCGAATCGCGAACTGCAGGGAGTCGAGAGCTTCATCAGCAAGGGGGCCATCGCAATTCTGGATGACTCGCTCGGCGGCGATGCCATCACGGCGCAGATCGCCCAAGCAGTCGAGCGCGGGATCACGGTGGTGCAATTGGCCAATCGCACCTTCGCCGACTCGGGTGCCATCACGGTTGCGGTCGACAACATCACTATCGCCGAGGCTGCAGGTGCCGCAGCCGGTGAGTACGCCGCGGCCAACTACCCCGGCGCCGAAGTGTTGACCGCTCTGCTCGACTACCCAGACATCCCGGTGCTTGTCGAGCGCGCCGATGCAATCGAATCAGCGATGCTCGCAGCGCACCCGCAGACGACGATCGTCGGAAGGTTCTTGGGCGGCACGGCTGACAACGGTCAGTCGTCGATGGAGACTGCGTTGCAGGCCTTTCCCGCGATCCAAGCCGTGGTCGGCATCAACGATGCAGGCAACCTCGGTGCCTACCAAGCGCTCATCTCCAGTGGCCGTGACCTCACCGACGTCTTCATCTTCGGAATCGACTGCGACCCCCAGGCTGTCGACCTGATCGACGACGGAACCATCTACAAGGGTTGCGTGAACACCAACCCTGTGGCGACCGGTGAGCTCGGGGTCAACGCCTTCGCCTTGCTGCTACTCGGTGAGACCGTGCCAGCCACCATCGAGGTGCCTGTCTTCATCTACACGGGCGAGTAG
- a CDS encoding L-lactate permease: MLSLLALLPVILVLVLMTVAGWSAARAGLVTAVFTVALAIIAFGFGGDGRFSVVEGIAGVLAEAGFIALTVVGIIGPALGIHYLQRSTGAAARLRQALALLHPDPRLGAILVAWFFALFLEGAAGFGTPVALAAPFLVAAGMPALAAVSAALVGHAAGVAFGAIGTPVLAQSNLVDFTPAELAQATVVFPLSLGVILTAVMVVIIGKAYGHFRGLWRWGLFAAVCFFVPFGLIAWFIGPELPTLGGALIGVLLFSFVLVRHRRQIHAKGGPGGDDTVVVTHPHPDARDVAAADLSVLRAAAPYLVLVLIVLLTRLVPPLREALQSVEIAWQLPAGFSGSVQPFYHPTMLLTVSFLVGALIQRASWRRVRIAFVTATLQLGPVIVALIAMITIARTMSSSGMTAELALAAASIGLAWPLLTVLVGAFGTFITGSATASNLLFTDLQASTARALALPELPLLGAQTFGAAVGNIIAPHNIVAAVATVSLTGQEGRVLRSTVPTALVVIVLGGVLALLLVL, from the coding sequence ATGCTGAGTCTGCTGGCGCTGCTTCCCGTGATTCTCGTGCTCGTGCTCATGACGGTCGCGGGGTGGTCGGCCGCGCGTGCGGGGCTCGTGACCGCGGTCTTCACCGTCGCCCTCGCCATCATCGCGTTCGGCTTCGGTGGCGACGGCCGGTTCAGCGTCGTCGAGGGCATCGCGGGTGTGCTCGCCGAAGCGGGCTTCATCGCGCTGACGGTGGTGGGCATCATCGGCCCGGCGCTGGGCATCCATTATCTGCAGCGCAGCACGGGGGCCGCCGCCCGCTTGCGCCAGGCGCTCGCCCTGCTGCACCCCGACCCGCGGCTCGGCGCGATTCTGGTCGCCTGGTTCTTCGCACTCTTTCTCGAGGGCGCCGCGGGATTCGGCACGCCGGTCGCCCTCGCCGCACCGTTCTTGGTCGCCGCCGGCATGCCGGCGCTCGCCGCCGTCTCGGCTGCACTCGTCGGGCATGCAGCGGGTGTCGCGTTTGGCGCGATCGGCACCCCCGTGCTCGCCCAGAGCAACCTCGTCGATTTCACGCCCGCCGAGCTCGCGCAGGCGACGGTCGTCTTTCCGCTGTCGCTCGGCGTCATCCTGACCGCCGTCATGGTCGTCATCATCGGCAAGGCCTACGGCCACTTCAGAGGGCTGTGGCGGTGGGGACTCTTCGCCGCCGTGTGCTTCTTCGTGCCGTTCGGCCTCATCGCGTGGTTCATCGGCCCCGAGCTGCCGACGCTCGGCGGGGCGCTCATCGGCGTGCTGCTGTTCTCGTTCGTGCTCGTGCGGCATCGTCGGCAGATTCACGCGAAGGGCGGGCCGGGTGGCGATGACACGGTGGTCGTCACGCACCCGCATCCGGATGCTCGCGACGTCGCCGCGGCAGACCTCTCAGTGCTGCGTGCCGCTGCGCCCTACCTCGTGCTCGTGCTCATCGTGCTGCTGACGCGACTCGTGCCGCCGCTGCGCGAAGCCCTGCAGAGCGTCGAGATCGCGTGGCAACTGCCGGCGGGTTTCTCGGGCTCGGTGCAGCCGTTCTATCACCCGACGATGCTGCTCACCGTGTCGTTTCTCGTGGGAGCCCTCATCCAGCGCGCGTCGTGGCGCCGCGTGCGTATCGCCTTCGTCACGGCAACCCTGCAGCTCGGGCCCGTCATCGTGGCGCTCATCGCCATGATCACGATCGCGCGCACGATGTCGTCGTCGGGCATGACCGCCGAGCTTGCGCTCGCCGCCGCCTCGATCGGGCTCGCCTGGCCGCTGCTCACCGTGCTCGTCGGGGCATTCGGCACCTTCATCACGGGCTCCGCCACCGCGTCGAACCTGCTGTTCACCGACCTGCAAGCATCGACGGCACGGGCTCTCGCGCTGCCCGAGTTGCCGCTGCTCGGCGCGCAGACCTTCGGTGCGGCGGTGGGCAACATCATCGCCCCGCACAACATCGTCGCCGCCGTCGCGACCGTGAGTCTCACGGGGCAGGAGGGCCGCGTGCTGCGCAGCACCGTGCCCACCGCCCTCGTCGTCATCGTGCTCGGGGGAGTGCTCGCGCTGCTGCTCGTGCTGTAG
- a CDS encoding PucR family transcriptional regulator, with product MPVTLDAVLARRELQLRLVWADDDARARAWGWVHSSDLVDPTPFLSPGDALLTTGTQWSSDDDIAPWVTRLAAAGVPAIGFGTEVIRDGTPDALEAACAAHGVALLEVPYRTPFIAVARAVADLETEERYARVRWTLETQRAIAVAALRPSGIAAVVAELARRIGAEAGIVDPSGSVLGTPPPHTVLDEALGMLRAGRRAAREVDGWSLQTVGAATALTGVLAIGPGSLHDDAERAVITSVVALAGLAGVADRDAHAASAADTAARLAALRSAVQAALVASEPSPALVAEPLDPDDPATLVQPLLEHDAATGDELVETLSTWLRCDAVAEATALRLGIHRHTVRARLRRAAELLDRDLEAFSARAEVWAALQAVGRA from the coding sequence ATGCCTGTCACCCTCGACGCCGTGCTCGCTCGACGAGAGCTGCAGCTGCGACTCGTCTGGGCAGACGACGACGCCCGCGCACGAGCGTGGGGCTGGGTGCACTCGAGCGACCTCGTCGACCCCACCCCCTTTCTCTCACCCGGCGACGCGCTGCTCACCACAGGCACCCAGTGGTCGAGCGACGACGACATCGCGCCGTGGGTCACTCGATTGGCCGCGGCAGGGGTACCGGCGATCGGATTCGGCACCGAAGTGATTCGCGACGGCACGCCCGACGCCCTCGAGGCGGCCTGCGCGGCGCACGGGGTCGCCCTGCTCGAAGTGCCATACCGAACGCCGTTCATCGCCGTCGCCCGCGCCGTCGCCGACCTCGAGACCGAAGAACGCTACGCGCGCGTGCGCTGGACGCTCGAGACGCAGCGCGCGATCGCCGTCGCCGCCCTGCGCCCCAGCGGCATCGCCGCGGTCGTCGCCGAGCTCGCTCGCCGCATCGGCGCCGAAGCAGGCATCGTCGACCCGAGCGGCAGCGTGCTCGGAACCCCGCCGCCGCACACCGTGCTCGACGAAGCACTCGGCATGCTGCGCGCAGGGCGACGCGCGGCCCGCGAGGTCGACGGCTGGAGCCTGCAGACCGTCGGAGCAGCCACCGCTCTCACTGGCGTGCTCGCCATCGGCCCCGGGTCGCTGCACGACGACGCCGAGCGCGCCGTCATCACGAGCGTCGTCGCACTCGCCGGCCTCGCAGGAGTCGCCGATCGGGATGCTCACGCCGCGTCAGCCGCCGACACCGCCGCGCGCCTCGCGGCCCTCAGGTCGGCCGTGCAGGCGGCACTCGTCGCCAGCGAGCCATCCCCCGCACTGGTTGCCGAGCCACTCGACCCCGACGACCCGGCAACGCTCGTGCAGCCGCTGCTCGAGCACGACGCAGCCACCGGCGACGAACTCGTCGAGACGCTCAGCACCTGGCTGCGCTGCGATGCAGTGGCAGAGGCGACGGCGCTGCGGTTGGGCATCCATCGCCACACCGTTCGTGCGCGCCTGCGGCGCGCTGCCGAGTTGCTCGACCGCGACCTCGAAGCGTTCTCGGCGCGGGCCGAGGTGTGGGCCGCGCTGCAGGCCGTCGGGCGCGCGTGA
- a CDS encoding ABC transporter permease, whose amino-acid sequence MTVAPSAALVHGRVDAAKARRARIISVLATHGSIIAFVIWVLFLCFATTTFASVDNIMIVLRQAAIFSIVAIGTTMVMLLGELDISFGSALAIGGVSGASVLVAGGGLPLAVVAAVASGLAFGAVNAVLITVLRIPSVVATLATLGAGAGVALLFTRGTTIYGEGLTEVSFITQGFVAGVPVPVIIAVVLYAVAWYVLKYTRWGAHLYATGDSAQAAFRAGIDVTRMRVTAFLAAGALAGFAGLLLASRVGRASADMGSDALFPVLTAVILGGVSIDGGRGRIINTFIACVFLASITNGLILLGVDSTVQQIVQGAVLVLAVSLDRLRR is encoded by the coding sequence ATGACCGTTGCCCCCTCTGCCGCACTCGTCCACGGCCGAGTCGATGCTGCCAAGGCCCGACGAGCCCGCATCATCTCGGTGCTCGCCACCCACGGTTCGATCATCGCGTTCGTCATCTGGGTGCTGTTCTTATGCTTCGCCACCACGACGTTCGCCAGCGTCGACAACATCATGATCGTGCTGCGGCAGGCCGCGATCTTCTCGATCGTCGCCATCGGCACGACCATGGTCATGCTTCTCGGTGAACTCGACATCTCATTCGGGTCGGCTCTCGCCATCGGGGGAGTGTCGGGCGCTTCTGTGCTGGTGGCGGGCGGGGGTTTGCCACTCGCCGTCGTGGCGGCGGTCGCCTCGGGGCTTGCGTTCGGCGCCGTCAATGCTGTGCTCATCACCGTGCTGCGAATTCCCTCGGTCGTAGCGACGCTCGCAACACTGGGAGCTGGTGCGGGGGTTGCGTTGCTGTTCACTCGAGGCACGACCATCTACGGCGAGGGCTTGACCGAGGTGTCGTTCATCACGCAAGGGTTCGTCGCTGGTGTGCCCGTGCCCGTCATCATCGCCGTGGTGCTCTACGCGGTCGCGTGGTACGTCTTGAAGTACACACGCTGGGGCGCTCACCTCTATGCAACAGGTGACAGCGCGCAGGCGGCTTTCAGAGCGGGCATCGATGTGACTCGCATGCGCGTCACTGCCTTTCTCGCGGCGGGTGCGCTTGCAGGTTTCGCGGGCCTGCTGCTCGCCTCGCGCGTCGGACGGGCGAGCGCCGATATGGGCTCAGATGCGCTGTTCCCCGTTCTCACGGCAGTCATTCTCGGGGGCGTGAGCATTGATGGAGGCCGGGGCCGCATCATCAACACCTTCATCGCATGCGTGTTCCTCGCCAGCATCACGAACGGGTTGATCCTGCTCGGGGTCGACTCCACGGTGCAGCAGATCGTTCAGGGCGCGGTTCTCGTTCTCGCTGTCTCACTCGATCGGCTTCGCCGATGA
- a CDS encoding sugar-binding transcriptional regulator, with amino-acid sequence MTHERAYTDDQGVSPELLAEVARMYYEQYLTQAEIARQIGISRSQISRYLKAAHEEGIVQISIALPSSSDPQLESELKSRFKSLVGVTVVPSSAASTSTTILGRVAAAGAEEIASLVRPGDTVSVGAGRTLAQLISSLPQRRHDGVVVVQAMGNVGHEGHEIDYNAIAHGVASAFGGRAFQINAPAILAQGYLAADMERLHSSIGGAVERARRADVFMIGLGTVATDTLFLSTGLLTAAELEEVAEQDPAGDICGRFYDLKGKALPTPFDDRIVGIRLEDLKRARAVLAVAAGQEKARALAGALRGGLVTHAVVDDRLAHELLSITPRRRAT; translated from the coding sequence ATGACGCACGAACGTGCATACACAGATGACCAAGGTGTGAGCCCCGAGCTGCTCGCCGAGGTCGCTCGCATGTACTACGAGCAGTACCTGACGCAGGCCGAGATCGCGCGTCAGATCGGTATCTCGCGCTCGCAGATCTCGCGGTATCTCAAGGCCGCGCACGAAGAGGGCATCGTGCAGATCTCCATCGCCCTCCCCTCGTCGTCCGACCCGCAACTGGAGTCTGAGCTCAAGTCGCGATTCAAGTCGCTTGTCGGCGTGACGGTCGTGCCTTCCAGTGCTGCGTCGACCAGCACGACGATCTTGGGCCGAGTAGCAGCAGCGGGCGCTGAAGAGATCGCCTCGCTCGTGAGGCCAGGAGACACTGTCTCGGTCGGTGCCGGCCGCACGCTGGCTCAACTCATCTCGTCACTGCCTCAACGTCGCCACGACGGTGTCGTCGTGGTTCAGGCGATGGGGAATGTCGGTCATGAGGGTCACGAGATCGACTACAACGCCATCGCCCACGGCGTGGCGTCGGCATTCGGTGGGCGTGCATTCCAGATCAACGCGCCGGCCATTCTCGCCCAGGGCTATCTCGCGGCCGACATGGAGCGACTTCACTCATCGATTGGGGGCGCGGTCGAACGCGCACGCCGCGCCGATGTCTTCATGATCGGTCTGGGAACGGTGGCGACCGACACTCTCTTCCTCTCCACCGGCTTGCTGACGGCGGCCGAGCTGGAAGAAGTGGCCGAACAAGACCCGGCGGGAGACATCTGCGGTCGCTTCTACGACCTCAAAGGAAAAGCGCTGCCTACGCCCTTCGACGATCGCATCGTCGGCATCAGGCTCGAAGACCTGAAGCGCGCCCGAGCAGTGCTCGCGGTGGCGGCCGGTCAGGAGAAGGCACGCGCACTCGCGGGCGCGCTCCGCGGCGGACTCGTGACGCACGCCGTCGTTGACGATCGCCTCGCCCATGAGCTGCTTTCGATCACCCCCCGTCGCCGCGCGACGTGA
- a CDS encoding ATP-binding cassette domain-containing protein: MSTTATQQMIALEGRGLTKVFGGVAALNNVDVQFPTGSVTAVMGDNGAGKSTLMKILSGVHPADSGILEVNGHAQVFRSPSDARDAGIETVHQDLSLADHRDIAANLFLGRELTTGWGPFRRLAIKRMREEALESLTALGVDIPSVAAEVRHLSGGQRQAIAIARAVHFGCSILIMDEPMAALGLREAQKVQNLITDLASRGITQIIVSHNLDHTFAVANRIIVFRQGRVAGVHDTSTASPSDVLHTINGLD, encoded by the coding sequence ATGAGCACCACTGCAACGCAGCAGATGATCGCCCTCGAAGGCCGCGGCCTGACGAAGGTGTTCGGCGGAGTCGCTGCCCTCAACAATGTCGACGTGCAGTTTCCGACCGGCTCGGTGACGGCAGTCATGGGTGACAACGGTGCGGGCAAGTCGACGCTCATGAAGATTCTGAGCGGAGTGCACCCCGCAGACTCAGGCATTCTCGAGGTGAACGGACACGCGCAGGTCTTTCGCAGCCCTTCAGACGCTCGCGATGCAGGCATCGAGACAGTGCATCAAGATCTCTCGCTCGCCGACCATCGCGACATTGCCGCGAATCTCTTCTTGGGTAGAGAGCTCACCACCGGCTGGGGCCCGTTCAGACGGCTGGCCATCAAACGGATGCGAGAGGAAGCGCTCGAGTCACTGACCGCCCTCGGGGTCGATATCCCTTCTGTCGCCGCCGAGGTGCGTCACCTCTCCGGCGGTCAGCGTCAAGCGATTGCGATCGCCCGAGCAGTGCACTTTGGCTGCTCGATTCTGATCATGGATGAGCCGATGGCCGCGCTCGGCCTTCGTGAAGCCCAGAAGGTGCAGAACCTCATCACCGACTTGGCGAGCCGAGGAATCACGCAGATCATCGTGAGCCACAACCTCGACCACACCTTCGCTGTCGCGAATCGCATCATCGTGTTCCGCCAGGGTCGGGTCGCCGGTGTGCACGACACCTCCACGGCGTCACCGTCAGACGTCTTGCACACCATCAACGGGCTCGACTAA
- a CDS encoding carbohydrate kinase family protein produces MSGEDRDSVLCLGPVGIDIVMEGYAPTDPERLSTWAGPVEMRMLAAGSIGYVALALLGLGRSVALTSTVGDDHLGAELLRQLAAADVDTADIEIAAGPTSVAAYLRMFGDAKRPMVFRAGAYDPWPASDRVISAIDEHRPSAVVISGLLHYPEYASAHLGAVAAHARARRLPVIVDPQFPPLRRSRPWADDLVELLRNTTVLCCDELEGDHLFGSSDVDEIIAAGQRHGISTVIVKREHLGSVVDDGHSRLYQAAISLGAGVGSTIGSGDAFLAGLVDALLDDEPTTSLIARATATASVAITAPDGIRGVTAEEARRWRALVVAPHELRPHERASEHPILDRNGEAP; encoded by the coding sequence ATGAGCGGCGAAGATCGCGACTCTGTGCTCTGCCTCGGACCGGTCGGAATCGACATCGTCATGGAGGGGTATGCCCCGACAGATCCAGAACGACTGAGCACCTGGGCCGGGCCGGTCGAGATGCGGATGCTCGCCGCTGGCTCCATCGGCTACGTCGCACTCGCACTTCTGGGGCTGGGGCGTTCAGTCGCCCTGACATCGACGGTCGGAGACGACCACCTCGGTGCTGAGCTGCTGCGGCAGTTGGCAGCCGCAGACGTCGATACAGCAGACATTGAGATTGCAGCCGGCCCGACCTCGGTCGCGGCGTATCTGCGCATGTTCGGCGACGCAAAGCGACCGATGGTCTTTCGCGCTGGTGCCTATGACCCGTGGCCTGCCTCTGACCGCGTGATCAGCGCCATCGACGAACATCGCCCGTCTGCTGTGGTGATCAGTGGTCTGCTGCACTACCCCGAGTACGCGTCGGCGCACCTCGGAGCCGTTGCTGCTCACGCGCGCGCCCGTCGACTGCCCGTCATCGTCGACCCCCAGTTTCCCCCGCTCAGACGTTCGAGACCGTGGGCAGATGACCTCGTCGAACTTCTCCGCAACACCACCGTGCTGTGCTGCGACGAACTAGAAGGCGATCACCTATTCGGCTCGAGCGACGTCGATGAGATCATTGCCGCCGGTCAGCGACACGGCATCTCGACGGTGATCGTCAAGCGCGAGCATCTCGGCTCAGTGGTCGACGATGGTCATTCGCGCCTCTATCAGGCTGCGATCTCGCTCGGTGCCGGTGTCGGATCAACAATCGGCTCTGGCGACGCCTTCCTGGCCGGACTCGTCGACGCCCTGCTCGATGACGAACCGACTACCTCGCTCATCGCTCGCGCAACGGCGACCGCGAGCGTCGCGATCACCGCGCCCGATGGAATTCGCGGCGTCACGGCCGAAGAGGCTCGCCGGTGGCGAGCACTGGTGGTGGCCCCCCATGAGTTGCGCCCGCACGAGCGTGCATCAGAGCACCCCATTCTCGATCGAAACGGAGAAGCACCATGA